From a region of the Triticum aestivum cultivar Chinese Spring chromosome 7D, IWGSC CS RefSeq v2.1, whole genome shotgun sequence genome:
- the LOC123171041 gene encoding uncharacterized protein, with product MSRLRRSPAPPMDDDDLLGEILLRLPPQPSALPRASLVCKRWRRLVADPAFLRRFRAHHRRPPVLGFFSTLGNPTFTPALDPPDRIPSARFSLRLEEGDHFQFLGCRHGRALAVNTHPRPFLLLWDPVTGDQTRLAVPPELYGDGTVILTGALLCSAGDQGHAHGDCRRSGHFQVALIATVKRSHSHLFATVYSSATSEWGEIISMPFIHSRIKPSTAMKYFQPVLTPTILIGNSLYWSYVLGGACIIEFDLDTQRLALIEPPPDAYAHDDTVFAVMPAEDGGLGLIVVSGFRAQLWKWEAGVRHDDATWVLGRIVELDKLLPLGAAGKRKPVALVGFDEENNVTLVRTSCGIFMVHLQSMTFKRLCNSGSARDIHIYNAFSSFYDAGNGIGDGHGEGEALDDI from the exons AtgagccgcctccgccgctcgccggcgcccccGATGGACGACGACGACCTCCTCGGGGAGATCCTGCTCCGCCTGCCCCCGCAGCCGTCGGCGctccctcgtgcctccctcgtttgcAAGCGTTGGCGccgcctcgtcgccgaccccgcgTTCCTCCGCCGCTTCCGCGCCCACCACCGGAGGCCTCCCGTCCTCGGCTTCTTCTCCACCTTAGGGAACCCCACCTTCACCCCCGCGCTCGACCCGCCGGACCGTATCCCCTCCGCGCGCTTCTCCCTGCGGCTCGAGGAAGGCGACCACTTCCAGTTCCTCGGCTGCCGCCATGGCCGCGCCCTCGCCGTCAACACGCATCCGCGGCCCTTCCTCCTGCTGTGGGACCCCGTCACCGGCGACCAGACCCGTCTGGCCGTCCCACCGGAGCTCTACGGCGACGGGACCGTCATCTTGACCGGGGCGCTGCTTTGCTCTGCCGGCGACCAGGGACACGCGCACGGCGATTGTCGTCGCTCCGGCCATTTCCAAGTGGCTCTGATAGCCACTGTCAAAAGAAGCCATTCTCATCTTTTCGCAACCGTTTACTCGTCGGCGACCAGCGAATGGGGCGAAATTATCTCAATGCCGTTCATACATTCCAGGATCAAGCCATCTACAGCTATGAAATATTTTCAACCTGTCCTCACTCCCACTATCTTGATTGGGAATTCACTCTATTGGTCGTATGTTCTTGGCGGAGCTTGCATAATTGAGTTTGATTTGGACACGCAGAGGCTGGCATTGATAGAGCCGCCACCGGATGCATATGCCCACGATGATACAGTTTTCGCCGTTATGCCGGCTGAAGATGGTGGCCTTGGCTTAATCGTTGTGTCGGGCTTCCGTGCCCAACTATGGAAGTGGGAAGCGGGTGTTCGTCATGACGATGCGACATGGGTTCTGGGAAGGATCGTTGAACTAGACAAGCTTCTTCCTCTAGGAGCAGCAGGCAAGAGGAAGCCTGTAGCCTTAGTGGGATTCGACGAGGAAAACAATGTGACCCTTGTAAGGACATCTTGTGGCATCTTCATGGTCCATCTCCAGTCAATGACGTTCAAGAGACTATGCAACAGTGGCAGCGCAAGGGATATCCATATCTACAATGCATTCTCAAGTTTCTATGATGCAG GCAATGGCATTGGTGATGGGCATGGTGAAGGTGAAGCGTTGGACGATATATAA